In one window of Pseudobdellovibrionaceae bacterium DNA:
- the rocF gene encoding arginase, translating to MLQPLVHRTKVSQKYSNESLHYHRAGLLGAAINLGQDKGGVSLAPDSLRKNHITQQLLDHGFRVEDFGNVTNRSGRGDTVGDVFFALYEECLAMAADKDFSLVVGGDHSIALSSVAAQLKKYPDLSVLWVDAHGDINTPSTSPTGNLHGMPVALLLGLIESGELPGFEWHPGGLRPEKIAYIGVRDLDAGEKKIISDLGIALYTAEEVNDRGMSRVLSDAMMKIDPEGISPLHLSFDIDGVDPELAPATGLRVPGGLNKQHVHELGEFVAQTGRLVSADFVELNPEEAANNEELLESVGILLDLLDTMLGQDTVVYHSYA from the coding sequence ATGCTTCAGCCATTGGTTCACAGAACAAAAGTATCACAAAAATATTCTAATGAGAGTTTGCACTATCACAGAGCGGGCCTGTTGGGGGCCGCAATCAATTTGGGCCAAGATAAGGGCGGGGTCTCTTTGGCTCCAGATAGTTTAAGAAAAAACCATATCACTCAACAGCTTTTAGACCATGGTTTTCGAGTGGAAGATTTTGGCAACGTCACAAATCGAAGCGGGCGTGGAGACACTGTTGGCGATGTTTTTTTCGCGCTGTACGAAGAGTGCCTTGCCATGGCGGCCGATAAGGATTTTTCTTTGGTCGTGGGTGGGGATCACAGCATAGCCCTTAGCTCTGTGGCGGCTCAGCTGAAAAAATATCCTGACTTGAGTGTATTGTGGGTGGATGCCCATGGTGACATTAACACACCATCCACTTCGCCAACCGGAAATTTGCACGGAATGCCGGTGGCACTCCTATTGGGCCTTATCGAGTCGGGCGAATTGCCGGGCTTCGAGTGGCACCCAGGAGGCCTTAGGCCAGAAAAGATCGCCTATATTGGTGTGCGCGATTTAGATGCTGGGGAGAAAAAGATTATTAGCGACCTGGGCATCGCGCTTTACACGGCAGAAGAGGTTAATGATCGAGGCATGTCTCGGGTGCTAAGTGATGCCATGATGAAGATAGACCCGGAGGGAATTTCTCCCCTGCATTTGAGTTTTGACATTGATGGAGTTGATCCCGAGCTGGCTCCTGCGACAGGATTAAGAGTGCCCGGTGGCCTAAACAAACAGCACGTGCATGAGCTTGGAGAATTTGTTGCTCAGACAGGGCGGTTAGTGTCTGCAGATTTTGTGGAGCTCAATCCCGAAGAGGCGGCCAACAATGAAGAGCTTTTAGAGAGTGTGGGTATTTTATTAGATCTCTTAGATACCATGCTCGGACAAGATACTGTGGTTTATCACTCTTACGCTTGA
- a CDS encoding RNA-binding protein, whose translation MGKRIYVGNLPYSTDGEELKTLFNGKVGEVKSAQVIVDKVTGRSKGFGFVEMQVAEDAEKAVEALNGIDFNGRSLNVSFAKPHVPRPAKNGFGRIRF comes from the coding sequence ATGGGAAAACGAATATACGTTGGAAATTTGCCATATTCTACTGATGGTGAAGAACTAAAAACTTTATTCAACGGAAAAGTGGGCGAAGTAAAATCAGCTCAAGTTATCGTGGATAAGGTGACTGGTCGAAGCAAAGGTTTTGGGTTTGTAGAGATGCAAGTGGCCGAGGATGCGGAAAAAGCTGTGGAAGCACTTAATGGAATCGACTTTAATGGTCGCTCGCTTAATGTGTCTTTTGCAAAACCCCATGTACCGCGACCAGCTAAAAATGGATTTGGTCGAATTCGATTTTAG
- a CDS encoding iron-containing redox enzyme family protein has product MSNSLNKLYRESVERICKISNELPWSNREFYGLWLTQTYHFVRHSTRLVTLASSRLPLDLEGLRRRFVEHAKEEWGHERLAANDLKNLDFDLNHFRELGVTAGFYQSQYYWIEHVNPVAFFGYILLLEGLAIEAGPDIYEQVSRAFSPKSGAFLRLHAAEDVDHIEKALQEISQLNDDEMQLVIHNFRNAVEGYELMLKEIQNEVNIEAAGSAA; this is encoded by the coding sequence ATGTCCAATTCCCTTAACAAACTGTACCGAGAATCTGTCGAACGCATTTGTAAAATTTCAAATGAGTTGCCTTGGAGCAACCGAGAATTCTATGGCCTGTGGCTGACTCAAACCTACCACTTTGTTCGACACTCAACTCGCCTCGTGACCTTAGCCAGCTCCCGCCTGCCTTTAGATCTCGAAGGTTTAAGAAGGCGGTTTGTGGAGCATGCAAAAGAAGAGTGGGGCCATGAGCGACTGGCCGCCAACGATTTGAAAAACCTCGACTTTGATTTAAATCATTTCCGTGAACTCGGTGTTACAGCAGGTTTCTATCAATCTCAGTACTATTGGATTGAACATGTAAATCCGGTGGCGTTTTTTGGTTACATTTTGTTACTGGAAGGATTGGCCATTGAGGCCGGACCAGACATCTATGAACAGGTATCTCGCGCCTTTTCGCCCAAATCCGGCGCATTTTTACGCCTTCATGCAGCAGAAGACGTGGACCACATTGAAAAGGCTCTTCAAGAGATCAGTCAACTCAACGATGACGAAATGCAACTGGTCATTCACAATTTTCGAAATGCCGTGGAAGGCTACGAGTTGATGTTAAAGGAAATTCAAAATGAAGTGAACATTGAGGCCGCGGGATCTGCGGCCTAG
- a CDS encoding zinc carboxypeptidase: MRRFKEQEQVEETIELLSHRARCEVLAEVITDKRSYPIYGIVIGPNDPTVPTVGLFGGVHGLEKIGSHVIFNYLRVLAEQLQWDENLADSFNKCRLVSIPVVNPAGMFLNQRANPNGIDIMRNAPSSAEGKTTPFVSGHRLGPWLWWYRGQLGNEMEVETKTLVDFVTREMFSAPFSLALDIHSGFGMVDRLWYPYGKTREDFPDINLAKHFINFMNKNMPYNVYQVEPQSASYLIHGDVWDYLYDLHHQNYKDKNNTFLPWTLEMGSWIWMRKNPKQIFSAHGIFNPIIPHRYRRIMRRHRPLIEFIRLATLNYRSWISKAA; encoded by the coding sequence GTGCGCCGATTTAAAGAACAAGAGCAAGTTGAAGAAACCATTGAGTTGTTATCACACCGGGCAAGATGTGAAGTTTTGGCTGAAGTCATCACCGACAAACGCAGCTACCCTATTTATGGTATTGTGATCGGCCCTAATGACCCCACAGTCCCCACGGTAGGATTATTCGGCGGCGTTCATGGACTAGAAAAAATTGGAAGCCATGTCATATTTAATTACCTGCGGGTTCTGGCCGAACAACTTCAGTGGGATGAAAATTTAGCTGACAGCTTCAATAAATGTCGTCTCGTCTCCATCCCCGTAGTTAATCCTGCCGGCATGTTTCTGAACCAAAGAGCTAACCCCAATGGCATTGATATTATGCGGAATGCACCCTCATCGGCAGAGGGTAAGACGACGCCCTTTGTGTCAGGGCATCGCCTTGGCCCTTGGCTATGGTGGTACCGTGGCCAATTAGGAAATGAAATGGAAGTGGAGACAAAAACTTTGGTGGACTTTGTCACACGCGAAATGTTTTCTGCCCCATTTAGCCTGGCACTTGATATTCACTCTGGATTTGGAATGGTGGATCGCCTTTGGTACCCCTACGGAAAAACCAGGGAAGACTTCCCTGATATAAACCTGGCCAAACACTTCATTAACTTTATGAACAAAAACATGCCCTATAATGTCTATCAAGTAGAGCCCCAATCCGCCTCATACCTAATCCATGGGGATGTTTGGGACTACCTCTATGACCTTCACCATCAAAACTACAAAGACAAGAACAATACCTTCTTACCGTGGACTTTGGAAATGGGCTCGTGGATCTGGATGAGAAAAAATCCTAAACAAATTTTTTCAGCCCACGGAATATTCAATCCCATTATTCCCCATCGCTATCGCCGGATTATGAGAAGGCATCGCCCCCTGATTGAATTTATTAGGCTTGCTACACTCAACTATCGCTCTTGGATTAGTAAAGCCGCCTGA
- a CDS encoding HD domain-containing protein — translation MSMTLEPDMFPISIDTFFGGRVAHVDLYLLIREKKYIKIVKKGDDYDIKRLRNYENKEVQFVYINTSDIGVHVKNCVQIARTLVRGPVIPTRNKAFVACRAAEAVLDEIYALGLTDEAYNHVQEVCSAIKDLSQELTSLSDIYSELTNVSRKQYRHSIFTSFLSTIMGHALQWTSIRSLNILAIGGLVHDIGFVKLSPEIAEIETSDFTPEQLEEYKSHPEIGYNLIQHAQPQAREIALIVRDHHESPDGNGFPRGLTNGDIYPMARTVNFADQITHLILDKKSPLADRNIREAVKYLKYKERQLFPELYWENLEKWFSKLDS, via the coding sequence ATGTCAATGACACTTGAACCTGATATGTTTCCCATTTCCATAGACACATTTTTTGGTGGTCGTGTAGCCCACGTGGACCTGTATTTGTTGATCCGTGAGAAAAAATACATAAAAATCGTAAAAAAAGGTGACGACTACGACATTAAGCGCCTCCGCAACTACGAAAATAAAGAAGTTCAGTTTGTTTACATCAACACCTCTGACATTGGGGTGCATGTTAAAAATTGTGTGCAAATTGCCAGAACCCTGGTTCGAGGTCCGGTAATACCCACTCGAAACAAAGCATTTGTGGCCTGCCGAGCGGCAGAGGCCGTTCTTGATGAGATTTATGCCCTTGGGCTCACTGACGAAGCTTATAACCATGTTCAAGAGGTGTGCTCTGCGATTAAAGATCTCTCCCAAGAACTCACCAGTCTTAGTGACATTTATAGCGAATTGACCAATGTGAGCCGCAAGCAATATCGGCATTCTATTTTTACGAGTTTTTTATCGACGATTATGGGGCACGCTCTGCAATGGACGTCCATCCGATCACTAAATATATTGGCCATAGGTGGCCTTGTTCATGACATTGGGTTTGTGAAACTCTCCCCAGAAATTGCAGAGATTGAAACCTCTGATTTTACGCCTGAGCAGCTTGAAGAGTACAAATCTCACCCAGAAATTGGGTACAATTTAATACAACACGCCCAACCTCAGGCCCGCGAGATCGCTCTGATTGTGCGGGATCACCACGAGTCACCTGACGGCAACGGTTTTCCCAGAGGTCTTACTAATGGCGATATCTACCCAATGGCCCGGACAGTGAATTTTGCTGATCAAATCACCCATTTGATTCTTGATAAAAAATCTCCACTGGCCGATCGAAACATCCGTGAAGCTGTTAAATATTTAAAATATAAAGAGCGACAATTGTTCCCTGAATTATATTGGGAGAACTTGGAAAAGTGGTTTTCCAAACTAGACTCTTAG
- the astB gene encoding N-succinylarginine dihydrolase produces MTRSAVEANFDGLVGPTHNYAGLSLGNVASVHHAKLRSFPKAAALQGLTKMKALFDMGLVQGVLAPHDRPDIQTLKQLGFSGTDNQIIEMAFKKAPDILAACYSASSMWTANAATISPSPDTTDGKVHITPANLNSKFHRSIEPKTTQRILKATFVDENHFSHHDLLPACSHFGDEGAANHTRLCTDYSQSGLEIFVYGRKAFDESAAGPKKFPARQTLEASQAVARLHNIRPHQVVFAQQNPEVIDKGVFHNDVISVGNENVLLYHEEAFLDSIQLVDQLSAFFKQSAFYPILVPSNEVTVEDAVQSYLFNSQIVSLSEGEMAIIAPEECKNNDRVWSFLQNVIQVNNPIKYVKIFDVKESMQNGGGPACLRLRVAMNENEIAGVNQNTLLSSSLYDRLVKWVNHHYRDHLDPNDLSDPHLMLESRAALDELTQILNLGSVYPFQRVNTH; encoded by the coding sequence ATCACCAGATCAGCTGTTGAAGCCAATTTCGACGGATTAGTTGGCCCTACTCACAACTATGCTGGCCTCTCTCTTGGCAACGTGGCATCAGTGCACCATGCTAAATTGCGCTCTTTTCCGAAAGCGGCTGCCTTACAAGGTCTTACAAAGATGAAAGCCCTTTTCGACATGGGCTTGGTGCAAGGCGTTCTTGCCCCTCATGACCGACCAGATATACAGACACTCAAACAACTGGGCTTTTCAGGCACAGACAACCAGATCATAGAAATGGCCTTTAAAAAGGCCCCCGACATTCTTGCTGCTTGTTATTCGGCATCCAGTATGTGGACGGCCAATGCTGCGACAATTTCACCTAGCCCCGATACAACCGACGGTAAAGTTCACATTACTCCAGCTAATTTAAATAGCAAATTTCACCGTTCCATTGAGCCCAAAACCACACAGAGAATTTTAAAAGCCACCTTTGTTGATGAAAATCATTTTTCTCATCACGACCTACTTCCGGCGTGTTCTCATTTTGGCGACGAAGGAGCTGCCAATCATACAAGGCTTTGCACCGATTACTCACAATCGGGGTTAGAAATCTTTGTTTATGGCAGAAAGGCTTTTGATGAATCCGCAGCTGGACCTAAAAAGTTTCCTGCCCGACAAACTCTAGAGGCCTCGCAAGCAGTGGCCCGGCTGCACAATATTCGACCTCATCAGGTGGTGTTTGCTCAACAAAATCCTGAGGTCATCGACAAAGGGGTGTTCCATAACGACGTAATTTCGGTAGGAAACGAAAATGTTCTACTCTATCATGAAGAGGCCTTTCTCGACAGCATCCAGTTGGTCGACCAATTGAGTGCTTTTTTTAAGCAAAGCGCCTTCTACCCCATTCTTGTTCCATCAAATGAAGTGACCGTTGAAGATGCAGTTCAGTCGTATTTGTTCAATAGCCAAATCGTGTCTTTGTCTGAAGGCGAAATGGCCATCATCGCCCCAGAAGAATGTAAGAATAATGATCGTGTGTGGTCATTTCTGCAGAATGTGATTCAAGTGAATAACCCTATTAAATACGTAAAGATTTTTGATGTAAAAGAAAGCATGCAAAATGGTGGCGGGCCGGCTTGCCTAAGACTACGAGTAGCCATGAATGAAAACGAAATAGCTGGCGTCAATCAAAACACGCTCTTAAGCTCTTCGCTTTATGATCGACTGGTCAAGTGGGTCAATCACCATTATCGCGATCACTTGGACCCCAATGATTTATCAGACCCCCATCTCATGCTAGAATCAAGAGCTGCCCTCGACGAACTCACTCAAATTTTGAACCTCGGTTCTGTTTATCCCTTTCAACGGGTAAACACTCATTAA
- a CDS encoding glycosyltransferase family 1 protein, which yields MRIAIVTDAWYPQVNGVVRTLNATREHLESQGHQVFILAPDEKLTLPCPTYSEIRLSLTPYRRVSKTLLRLKPDSIHIATEGPLGWAARYFCKFHDYDFTTAFHTKFPEYVHARTKIPEDWTYGVLRRFHRPSSCTMVTTQSMEESLAARGFSRLRRWGRGVDLALFGPQHRLNLDGKSPVLLYVGRVAIEKNLEAFLSLDVQGTKYVVGDGPQLAEYRAKYPQVHFVGPKFGQDLAEYYASADVFVFPSRTDTFGLVMIEALASGTPVAAFPVTGPIDILNEDVGCMHEDLGVAVAGALSKSRNRCHEYAQMFSWENAAAQFVENLVPA from the coding sequence ATGAGAATCGCCATAGTTACAGATGCCTGGTACCCGCAAGTTAACGGAGTTGTTCGAACGCTAAATGCCACGCGAGAACACTTGGAGTCTCAAGGACATCAAGTTTTTATCTTAGCGCCGGATGAAAAATTAACCTTGCCGTGCCCCACTTATAGTGAGATCCGCTTGTCACTCACACCCTATCGAAGAGTGTCAAAAACCTTGCTTCGTCTAAAGCCGGATTCTATTCATATAGCAACCGAGGGACCGTTAGGGTGGGCTGCTCGGTATTTTTGCAAATTCCACGATTATGATTTCACCACAGCATTTCATACAAAATTTCCTGAGTATGTTCACGCAAGGACCAAGATCCCCGAGGACTGGACCTATGGCGTGCTCAGAAGATTTCATCGGCCATCCAGTTGCACCATGGTGACTACCCAATCTATGGAAGAGAGTTTGGCGGCCAGAGGGTTTTCCCGATTGCGAAGGTGGGGGCGAGGGGTGGATCTTGCGCTGTTTGGGCCTCAACATCGATTAAATCTTGATGGAAAATCGCCGGTTTTGCTCTATGTAGGCCGTGTTGCCATTGAAAAAAATCTGGAAGCATTTCTGTCATTAGACGTTCAAGGCACTAAATATGTGGTGGGTGATGGACCTCAACTTGCAGAATACCGAGCTAAATACCCACAGGTTCATTTTGTGGGCCCAAAATTCGGCCAAGACTTAGCTGAGTATTATGCCTCGGCCGATGTGTTTGTCTTCCCCAGCCGAACAGATACCTTTGGACTTGTCATGATAGAGGCCTTAGCGAGTGGAACTCCGGTGGCGGCCTTTCCTGTCACCGGTCCAATAGATATCTTAAATGAAGATGTGGGCTGTATGCACGAAGACCTAGGAGTGGCAGTGGCTGGTGCCTTATCGAAATCTCGAAATCGATGTCACGAGTATGCCCAAATGTTTTCTTGGGAAAACGCAGCAGCCCAATTTGTAGAAAACTTGGTTCCTGCTTAG
- a CDS encoding HNH endonuclease has product MKLSLIAIAFQFILLSSSWSFPLKPNPEITPGDICSKADPDYERLRYSQKIAYCRRNVSTSVKTKIYQTYDVNLKCRHNFTIDHFIPLSIGGNNSDENLWPEHKAIKELRLQLEQEVFEAVREGRMTQDEAIDIIIEEKMNPPVAYTLMMAGCPKRLP; this is encoded by the coding sequence ATGAAACTTAGCCTGATCGCAATTGCGTTTCAATTTATATTGTTGTCTTCAAGTTGGTCTTTTCCGTTGAAACCAAACCCAGAAATTACACCCGGCGATATATGTTCAAAAGCTGACCCCGATTATGAACGACTTCGTTACTCTCAGAAAATTGCCTATTGCCGGCGAAATGTCAGCACGTCGGTAAAGACAAAAATTTATCAAACTTACGACGTCAATTTGAAGTGTCGCCATAACTTCACCATCGATCATTTTATTCCTTTGTCCATTGGCGGGAATAATTCAGATGAAAATCTTTGGCCAGAACATAAGGCTATAAAAGAGCTTCGGCTTCAGTTGGAGCAAGAGGTTTTTGAGGCGGTTCGTGAAGGTCGGATGACTCAAGATGAAGCCATCGACATAATTATTGAAGAAAAAATGAATCCACCAGTAGCGTACACACTAATGATGGCGGGTTGCCCTAAACGGCTTCCCTAA